The following are encoded in a window of Castanea sativa cultivar Marrone di Chiusa Pesio chromosome 5, ASM4071231v1 genomic DNA:
- the LOC142636735 gene encoding phospholipase A1-Igamma1, chloroplastic-like, whose translation MEVSPLRQVRKEKEAKKTKWVLKLKFGVTWKAIKKASSSTMKLNRFHLTCASSVKQLSLVRVQAEEAVKSIQQAHAKKKASHHVTKSLLSLLQLPYTASDFIDWGDLMTPTKSPKENRSTKWREIHGLHSWDNLLDPLHPWLRREIIKYGEFAQATYDGFDFDPLSEFCGSCRYNRHKLFEELGLTNHGYEVTKYIYAMSHVDVPSWFERSHLGETWSKDSNWMGYVAVSNDEESESIGRRDIVMAWRGTIAPTEWFTDLKAILKRIGDGKIKVQHGFRSIYKSKSEFTRYNKLSASEQVMEEVNRLIKFYKAKGEEISFTITGHSLGGALALLNAYEAATSIPGLPISVISFGAPRVGNLAFKEKLDEIGVKTLRIVVKQDIVPKFPGFICNNILHKLDFVTKKFNWVYRHVESQLKLDMFMSPYLKRESDLIGSHNLEIYLHLLDGFLGKQRKFRWNARRDVALVNKTIDMLIEELRIPKFWYQLPYKGLVLNKHGRWVKPCREPEDVPSPLSVVSENELH comes from the coding sequence ATGGAGGTATCACCATTGAGGCAagtcagaaaagaaaaagaagcaaagaaaaccAAATGGGTATTGAAGTTGAAGTTTGGTGTAACTTGGAAGGCCATCAAAAAGGCATCATCATCCACTATGAAGCTTAATCGTTTTCATCTAACTTGTGCATCAAGCGTGAAACAACTCTCCCTAGTCCGGGTTCAAGCAGAGGAGGCTGTTAAGTCAATTCAACAAGCACATGCAAAGAAAAAAGCTTCTCATCATGTCACAAAATCACTATTATCCCTCCTCCAATTGCCATACACAGCTTCAGATTTTATAGATTGGGGTGATCTAATGACTCCCACCAAGTCTCCAAAGGAAAACAGATCAACAAAATGGCGTGAAATTCATGGTTTGCACAGTTGGGACAATCTTCTTGACCCTCTCCATCCTTGGCTTCGACGCGAAATTATTAAATATGGAGAATTTGCGCAGGCTACTTATGATGGATTTGACTTTGATCCTTTGTCCGAGTTTTGTGGGAGTTGTAGATACAACCGGCACAAGCTTTTCGAAGAATTAGGCCTAACAAATCATGGTTACGAGGTTACCAAGTACATCTACGCCATGTCACATGTAGATGTTCCGAGTTGGTTTGAGAGGTCACATCTAGGTGAAACATGGAGCAAAGATTCCAATTGGATGGGCTATGTAGCGGTTAGCAACGATGAAGAATCAGAAAGTATTGGAAGAAGAGACATAGTCATGGCATGGCGAGGTACAATTGCTCCAACTGAATGGTTCACCGATCTTAAGGCAATACTTAAGCGTATTGGGGATGGGAAAATAAAGGTCCAACATGGGTTTCGTAGTATTTATAAATCAAAGAGTGAGTTCACCAGGTATAACAAGTTGAGTGCTTCTGAGCAAGTCATGGAAGAAGTGAATAGACTCATCAAGTTCTATAAAGCAAAAGGTGAAGAAATAAGCTTCACCATCACTGGGCATAGCCTTGGTGGTGCTTTAGCTCTCCTCAATGCTTATGAAGCTGCAACTTCAATCCCTGGCCTTCCCATTAGTGTCATTTCTTTTGGAGCACCAAGGGTTGGGAACTTGGCATTTAAGGAAAAGCTTGATGAAATAGGGGTAAAAACACTACGCATTGTAGTTAAGCAAGATATAGTCCCAAAATTTCCAGGGTTCATATGTAACAATATTCTTCATAAGCTTGATTTTGTtactaaaaaattcaattgggTTTATAGGCATGTAGAAAGCCAGTTGAAACTTGACATGTTCATGTCACCTTATTTAAAGCGTGAGTCTGATTTGATAGGCAGCCATAATTTGGAGATATACCTCCATCTCTTAGATGGATTTCTTGGCAAGCAGCGCAAGTTTAGGTGGAATGCTCGGAGAGATGTTGCATTGGTGAACAAGACAATAGATATGCTAATTGAGGAGTTGAGGATCCCTAAGTTTTGGTATCAATTGCCTTACAAGGGGCTTGTGCTTAACAAACATGGAAGGTGGGTTAAACCGTGTAGAGAACCTGAAGATGTTCCTTCTCCATTATCTGTAGTATCTGAGAATGAACTGCATTAA
- the LOC142637064 gene encoding CSC1-like protein ERD4, whose amino-acid sequence MDFSSFLTSLGTSFVIFLVLMLLFTWLSRKPGNTVIYYPNRILKGLGPYKGRSSTRNPLAWIQEAMSSTEMEIIAISGYDTAVYFVFLRAVLGILVLSGIALLPVLLPVAATDDSLKSTAAKTNGNFSDLDYSYMGNVKARSPRLWAFLIATYWVSFVTYYLLWKAYKHVSGLRADALMSPAVRLKPEQFAILVRDIPPVPAGQTRQKQVDSYFESIYPQTFYRSMVVTDNKVVNKLWKELEGYKKKLAHAEAAYAESKRAGKPEGARPTNRIGFLGLIGNKVDSIEYYTKKIKEVTPKLESERKVTLREKQQNAALVFFKSRVIAASAAQSLHSQMVDKWTVTNAPEPRQVIWTNLKIKFYQRQVRQYVVYVIVALTIVFFMIPIGFISALTTLENLKKYLPFLESIVNLDAIKTVLEAYLPQLALIIFLALLPKFLHFLSKAEGIPSESHVVRASSGKYFYFIVLDVFIGVSVGGTLFSTLKTIEKDPNSIVSLIGNSLPLNAMFFLTYVALRFFVGYGLELSRIVPLIIFHLKMKYLCKTEAEMMEAWLPGDLKYGTRAPGDMLIFTIVLCYAVMAPIYIPFGIVYFGLGWLILRNQALNVYVPSYESYGRMWPHLHTRILAALILHQVTMFGYFGVKKFYYAPFLITLIILSLIFGFVCHKKFYQFFCDTPLEVALCDSKEIPNNNMEVIFKSYIPPSLSSEKIDGVPV is encoded by the exons ATGGATTTCAGTTCGTTCTTGACGTCCTTAGGGACGTCCTTTGTGATATTCCTGGTTTTGATGCTGTTGTTCACATGGTTGTCGAGGAAGCCAGGGAACACCGTGATTTACTACCCGAATCGGATCTTGAAGGGTTTGGGTCCATACAAAGGAAGGTCCAGTACCCGGAACCCGCTTGCTTGGATCCAGGAGGCTATGTCCTCTACGGAAATGGAAATCATCGCCATCTCGGGATATGACACTGCTGTCTACTTTGTGTTCTTGAGGGCTG TGTTGGGAATCTTGGTTTTATCTGGCATAGCGCTGCTGCCAGTTCTTCTACCAGTTGCTGCCACTGATGATAGCTTGAAGTCTACAGCAGCCAAAACCAATGGGAATTTCAGCGATCTTGACTATTCATACATGGGAAATGTTAAA GCGAGGAGTCCTCGCTTGTGGGCATTTCTGATAGCCACTTATTGGGTATCATTTGTCACATATTACCTGCTGTGGAAGGCCTATAAGCATGTCTCTGGACTGAGAGCTGATGCTCTTATGTCTCCTGCAGTGAGACTGAAACCAGAACAATTTGCCATTCTTGTTAGAGACATACCTCCAGTCCCTGCTGGTCAAACAAGACAAAAACAGGTTGATTCATACTTTGAAAGTATCTATCCGCAGACGTTTTACAGATCAATGGTGGTCACAGACAACAAAGTG GTGAACAAACTTTGGAAAGAGTTAGAAGGGTACAAGAAGAAGCTTGCCCATGCTGAAGCAGCATATGCAGAGTCAAAGAGAGCTGGCAAACCAGAAGGAGCAAGGCCCACTAACAGAATTGGCTTCCTTGGTCTGATTGGTAATAAAGTTGATAGCATAGAGTACTATACTAAAAAGATTAAAGAAGTAACCCCAAAACTGGAATCAGAACGAAAAGTCACTCTCAGAGAGAAGCAGCAAAATGCTGCTCTGGTCTTCTTCAAGAGCAGGGTGATTGCAGCTTCTGCAGCTCAGAGTCTACATTCTCAAATGGTTGACAAATGGACAGTTACAAATGCTCCTGAACCTCGCCAAGTGATATGGACTAATCTTAAAATCAAGTTCTATCAGAGGCAAGTACGACAATATGTCGTTTATGTTATTGTGGCCTTGACGATAGTTTTCTTCATGATTCCAATTGGATTTATTTCTGCTTTAACAACATtggaaaatttgaagaaatatcTACCATTTTTAGAGTCAATTGTGAATTTGGACGCGATCAAGACAGTGTTGGAAGCTTACCTCCCTCAGCTTGcactcattatttttttggctttgctGCCCAAGTTCCTTCACTTTCTCTCCAAGGCTGAGGGAATACCCTCTGAGAGTCATGTAGTAAGAGCATCTTCagggaaatatttttattttatagtgttAGATGTGTTCATTGGAGTGTCGGTGGGTGGAACATTGTTCAGTACATTGAAGACCATTGAGAAGGATCCTAACTCTATAGTTTCCTTAATAGGGAATAGCCTGCCACTTAATGCGATGTTCTTCCTGACCTATGTGGCTTTGAG GTTCTTTGTTGGCTATGGTCTTGAATTGTCCAGAATAGTTCCTCTAATTATATTCCATTTAAAGATGAAGTATCTTTGTAAGACTGAGGCAGAGATGATGGAAGCTTGGCTTCCAGGAGATCTTAAGTATGGAACTAGGGCTCCTGGTGACATGTTGATTTTCACAATTGTCCTCTGCTACGCTGTTATGGCTCCTATTTATATCCCATTTGGTATAGTTTACTTTGGCCTGGGATGGCTAATTCTTAGAAATCAG GCACTCAATGTTTATGTTCCATCTTACGAAAGCTATGGAAGGATGTGGCCACACTTGCATACACGCATCCTTGCAGCTCTAATATTACACCAAGTTACAATGTTTGGTTACTTTGGGGTGAAGAAATTCTACTATGCACCATTCTTAATTACACTCATCATACTGTCCCTGATATTTGGCTTTGTCTGCCATAAGAAATTCTACCAATTTTTCTGTGATACACCTCTGGAAGTTGCTCTCTGCGATTCAAAGGAAATTCCTAATAATAATATGGAAGTAATTTTCAAATCTTACATCCCACCAAGCTTAAGTTCTGAGAAGATTGATGGTGTACCAGTTTGA